From the genome of Toxoplasma gondii ME49 chromosome XII, whole genome shotgun sequence:
aatggagacagaagaaggagacaggcgcgacATGGCATACGGAGACACGGAGATACCAtgaggcgagaaagacagtggcagagcgacggagactgaaaatacagagacagagagacacacacgggGACTGAACGAGAGAGGGACAGAAGGTGAAACAGCAAGACTGaatcagagacagaaacgatgaacgagacggaaacagactccccttctcgccgcATGGGCGCCAGATGAGCAGCGCGtaaagagaacgaaaaacagGTTCTCTCAAACAACGAGTGGAAGAAAACATTCCTTCGAAAGGCGGTCACTCCGTCAACAAGAAATACAGAATCAAAACCAAGGAAGACGCATGAATCCAGACACACGTACATCTCTACATCCTtaggcatgcatgcatccagaAAGAGACTTGCACTATGCACTTATGCGTATAACTATGGATGCGAACAACTGACTGGGCTGGTGGCGTTAAGATGGCTGAACGACGAGAGGGAGGACTGGGGACCGAGAAGCCTCCGCCGTTTAAAGTGCGGAGGAGACCTCGGTGAGAGTCGCGGCCTACGCGGCCTGACGCGGACTTACAGAGCTGCTTAGAACGGCCAAGAAGGTCCGGAAAGAGTTTTGAAAACGGATTTTCATTGGCGTTCAGCCACCGCGAGGCGTccgcaggagagaggaggacggGCATCCTGCAGACGCGGCAAAAAACTCAGAGGTggggaggcgaagcgagagTCAAACGCGAGGGAACGAAagcggaaacagagaaacaggaagccgcgagcgacgaagaaaagggagcgggagagagaagagaggtggcggggaggagaaaggcgatgagaaaacgaacgaagcgagacgaaagagatGGACGCGCAAGGACATTCCCCAGAGACTcgtgaaaagaggagacacagccaAGCAGCAAGCGAAACATCTCCATGCATCTCCAGAtgcaaaaacagaaaaaaaaacagcgaGAGTGCCGAAGGAACTGCAGGAAAAACCTGtacgaagagacgagaagaaacgcttcCGCGCAACAAGCAGCAGGCGCTGACGGTACAACGATGTGCGATGCCTCTCGCTCGAGTCAGAGGGAGCGTCCCTGGTCGCAAGCAAAGGCGCGTTGTAACTTTTCTGGACAGTCCGGAGATTCGGGTGCCCACCTGCTGTGAATGTCAGCCATAGGTGTGTTTGCACTGTCCATGGTTAGAATCGTCGCGGAGCAGTCTCGCGTTGCAGGCGGCCGCCCCCCTGGAGACGCGTCGTCCTCGAAGAGACCTGCAAAGAGCAgcggcgcctcgccttccttcaaCACACTATGCCACTGCGCATTGTCCTCGGACGCGAACCCAGTCGTCTCTGGAGCATGCGTCtagaaaaaaagcagaaaacgacacAGTTGCTCTGGACTTGCAGGCCCCCGCTCAGCCACTGAAAGGGAGGAACGTCGACGCGTTCCCTCGCTGGAAAGACCTTTGTCTCGAAAAAAAACTACCCCTGTTCTTCACCACATACACCGTCACACCAAGGCATCATCTGCACGCTCTAAACACCAAACCGAGAATGATGCGTGTGAACGGAAATATACAGGATGCTTTGTGTACGTATATAactgtatacatacatatacgcatatacatatacgcatatacatatatatacatatatatatattcatacatctatatatatatatatatatatatgcatgtagatgTTTAGCACTGCTTCTGCGAGTGGGATAGGTTTGAGAACGAAGGCAAGACAGACGGTGACTACGCAGGACAGACGGCTTTCACGACGCTTCTGCTTTTCGGTTTGCaaggcggcggagacaagTGCAACGTCGGTCTGAGCGAGGACCGAGGAAAACTTGGGGCCTTTAAACGAGCGCCGAGCCTGTGTCTGCACACCtggtttcgtctttttttctctgcgcccTCCTCATGTTTCGAATCTGAGTCTCTCATGCGCTTGCCACTGAGaggcctcgccgtcgcctcgtCCTGCAGACTGCtgctctcgctttttccgaGCTGGGCAGCCTCGCCGTCACCCCCCGGAAtcgccgcctctgcagcggAAACATCCACACAACAAAAACAAACATCGAAGGCGATGGACACACCCaccttcgcatgcagaggtacatatacacatatatatatataaaaatatatatatatatatatataaatatatatatatatttatatatatatatatatatatatatatttatatatatatatatatttatatatatatttatatatatatatatatttatatatatatatatatatatatatatatatttttatatatatatatatatttatatatatatatatatttatatatatatttatatatatgtatggaaatatatatttttatgcatatatacatatatatgtagatatcAATAGATACACAAATGCCCAGACAAATAGATGCGGGGAACCTGCAGATACATGCACTtaggagaggcagaggaagggagagactcACTTGCATGTGCAGACATTTGCAGAGAAAACCGTGGCGGAATACACATTTCTGTACAAGGATCTCCTGGAGAGTCTCTCTACCTCTCCCGTTTCAAAAGACGAGCACGGGCGCTCCTCGCGGACAACCCAATTATGCGAATATCTACGTTGCTTTTGTGTATACCCTGTGAAGCGTATGTAAATGTCTACATCCTTTTTTATCTATATGTGTGACTGTGTAAAACGTTTGTCCACGTACCGACATACATTAACAGCCTCTCTATGTAACGAAATACgtacataaacatatacatacatacgaAGACAACAAGTGTGGGGATACATGTACGTATATCTTTATAACCGGTATATATgaagacatatatatatatatatagacacaCAACTGTGACAAATATGcgactatatatatatatatatatatatatatatatatgtatatatatatatatataccaaGCACATGAATGTCTACATTTCTAGTTATTGGGGACATAAGTGAATTAGCTTGGGAGAAATACCTGCTACAGAGGCTTTGTGCCGAATGAAGAAAGGCTGCTTCGACTCGCCTGGCCCTTTCGGTTTCTTCCATTCGTAGAAGCCGTCCGCAACCACCACGCACCGGTGCGTATCCAGAAGTCTCCTGAAAGAATTTCGACGGCGCATGCATCATCTTTGCGAGACATAAAAGACAGAGCTGCTCCAGTGACGTCACCCTCCCGAGACGCTCCTCTCCCTACTCTGGTGTCGGATGGCCTCACGGCTACCTTCgattctttctgtttcttttgtGAGTGCCTCCTGTTCGTTCTGctggctttctctcctcttcctctgtctcgttcccctcttcgtcttcttccgctcttcttctcaggaCGCGTTCAGGCGCTGCCTCGGATGTCTTCACACCCCctgcggagagaagcgaggcgtCTGCTGCACTCGCCGTTCTCTAGTCGTCGAGTTCCGTTCCCTTCCGCGTTTCCTGGCCTTCCTGCGATTTTCTCAGATCTTGCGTTCACAATGCGCGCTGCACCTGTCTCCTAGGGCCGACACGGCTTCagtccctcttcttttttttcttcttctccctcttcttttttgttggtcttcttcgctccccCTTTCCGCCTCGCCTGAATCAAAGGCGTTCGCTCCCTGCGTTCTTTGACGCCTGACTCGGTGATTCGCAAGAACCTGCTCTCTCACCGATACAGTCTGGACTGCGTGAGGCCCTCCACGCGGGCGTTGAACGTGTTGTACGCGGGAGTCTTCCCCTCGCCTTTCGGCTGTCCAGGAACGCGAAGCGCCCATTCAGCTGCTCGCAGGCGACGGATGCCATTCGCCTCTTCGATGATCGGCACTGCACAGGTCGGCGAAACGTTGAAGCGCGGCcggaggaagtcgagagaagacgtttcttctcccgaaCACAGTACCccagaggagcgagaagaagcagagagagaggacgaagaagagagagatgacggggaaggagagcgacagcCTGCGGAACTTTTGGACTCGAGTTTGATGTCgacttttcctttcttttcctcagtTTTTGTCGGAGGAGAGAGTGTggcggagggagagagagaagaggcattTTCAGTCGCTTCCTCCTGTTTAACGCGCTGGAGAGGCTCCGCGCTCGCAGCGGCCTgggcgtctccctctccctctttcttgtctcgctgctcagaaggcgacgaccgAGACAAAGGCGCGAGACCAGCGACCCGACGGAGACGCCGTGGATGCAAAGTGCAGCTCATGCGTCCGCACATCTCGGCGAGCAGCGAAGCCTTGCGGAGACGCGCATCGCATGCAAGCTCCGGCAGAGCTCCCAGAGTTGCAAATGCCAGCAAACCTGCGAACTCGCATGTATGGCGGGCAGACAGCCGAGCAACgacggagagcagaggagcagagggaggagagggaggagacaggaaaggaacgagagaagagactccCTTTAGCCGTGGCTGCCAGCTCAGACGCCCTCAAGCTCAACTCGACAGACCTGAGggcggaagaagcaagaCCGGGAGGACGCCTTCTGACCGACaggacgaaaagagagacaacttGGGCGCCGCGCTTTCACAAAGCAAGGAAGAGTTTGGGAGAAATAAAGAGGCGGAAAAGCGACTCAAAAGAACAGCGTTGAGGCGCAGAGTCTCAACGGGGTGTCGTGAAGCGGTTTGAAAGAGTCGCTCTCGAAAGAGCCACCGGAGCGGAacaacgaggaaggaggaaagagcgcGTTTCTACACAATAAAAAATGAaccagagagaacaagaggaggaagatgcAAAGCTCGCCGCTGACTTCGTTCGCTGGACAAGAACGAGTCTACACACTCGGTCGCGCAACGGCTAGACACGGCAGAGCTGTCCAGACCAGCGACTGGGTCGGTTATCCATACATCCCTCGCGTTTTGTGTACAGTCAAAGCTCTGTCTGTTCATTTGGCGCTttgctgtttttcctctcgcctctgcgacTCTTCTCCGAGAGAAGTTCAAGGATTGTGCCGAGTCTCGACGAGTGCTGTGGCACCCGCGCGGCCGCCAGCTCGCccgccgcatgcagtcggGGCGGGTGGAACGGAATATAagccgcgaagagagagggtgaaagtggagagaagtccagagagaaaggcgcaaAGGCGCCGAGGCTCGAGAAGACCCCCACTCTTCTTTGCGTGATGgtcgagagcgacgaagagacacgggGAGCGCCCAAATGTTTTTCGTCGGTTTTGGCTCACATaggtcttctttctctttctcgtctggctgtcttctctctccttgttctcgctgcttcgcgcctcctccttctcgctctctcccgtGTCAAAACCGGGTCTCTTGCCGCCTGCTACTCGTCCAGCAGCTGCGTGTGCTCTGCGGGgtgcttctctttttctttttctcgtcggttttctctctttcggtccgttctgtctcgcgcctccggtgtctctccagtccttctctctcccgcgtttcccctcccctcctccgtctccagctctcgcgcgcgctttctctgcacccTCCTCCTTGTGCTGTCTCCTCACGGTTTACActcgctttcgcctctccccttttcCGGCCTCACAGCcgttctcctgttctctaAACCACAGGCAAAACTacctgccttctttctctgcaaaaTGAACTCCGGGGGAAAGTACATCCCGCCGAGCATGCGCGGCGCTGCGCAGGCGACCCAGGCGCCTCCgggcgcctccgcctcggCTCCCGGTCCGGCCTCACCCTACGGCGCCGCAGGTCCTGCGCTCTCGGCTTCGCCAGTCTCCTCGCAGCCAGGAGTCTCTCCAGACGAAGTCTCCCCCCAGGGTGTGAGCCCCCACCAACGGCGAACCGCCGCGCAGGTCCTCGCAGGCGTCTCCGCAGGCGCCCGCCGCGCGAAGGCTTCGTATCCGCTGCGCGTTGTCGAAGTCGACAGCCTCGTCCTCATGAAGGTCCTCAAGCACTGCAAGGAGAACTATCCGACACCCGTGAACGGACAACTCCTCGGAATcgactgcagagacagactcGAAGTCACCAActgcttccctctcccccagaaaaaggtgagagagagaagccggtCCAGAGACACGgcgctgcagacgcagaaggccgCGGCGCGCGCCTGgacaagagagcgaaggagcgACTTCgcaggagagggaggaggggaggccggcctcgagagagagagagacagggagagggCGGTCACACTGGCGCTGGGAGGCTTGAGGGATGATATGGAATCGGAGGAAGGAgcggggagaggaagagaaggatcAGAGTGTTCGGATTCTCGAGGACGGCTCGCGACAGCGTCAACCGCGCGACAGGCTTTCGAGGACCGGTCTTTCCaaggggaggaaagaagcatgcatgcactgcagTCGAAGTTTCCctttccctcgtcttctggcTTCCACGcgttcgcgtttcctctcccttgtGACGGAGAGGCGCCGCCGTCACAGTCGCCCGCTCTCCGGGGGAGCTGCTGAGAGCGGGGCGCCTGagtcgcgtctcttctttgacCGTGTGGAGCAGGAGGCCGCTGTGGTCCTGCATGTTACGGCGCGAGCTGCAATCCGGAAGACGTactgctgctctctctgtctcgctgtgtgtgtgtgtgtgtctgcaggaCATCATGGCGCAAGTGCAGCGCGAGAAGGGCATCAGCGAGAAGGACCTGGAAGAGCGGATCGACGAGGAATTCGACAAGTATCAAGACAAGATGGCGGAGCTTATGCATGATGTGAACGTGGATTGCTTCACTGTCGGCTGGTATCAGACGCTGTCGTTCGGAGATCTGAAGAACAAAGACATCATCGACTCGCTGGTGCTCTACCAGGAGGCCATCGACAAGGCGATTGTGCTCGGCTTCGACCCGATGCTCAACTCgatggcgaagaaggcgttCAAAGCCTACCGCGTAAATCCCGAGTTCGTACAAAAGTACCATGAGTTCGAGCAGGACGTCTCCAAGTACAGCAAACTGCGCGCGAAGGACATCCTCATCGAGGTGAGAAACAGCGAGCTTCGGGAACAgtgggggagagagggagggggCGTACGGTCTGAACTTCGTTGACTATTCGAATAACAACCGCCAGGGGAGACCACTGCTGCGCAGCTGCGAGTCTGATCAGGACCTCGTCCTGGGAGTCTTCCTCGAGTCCACAAAGCTGACAGCAGTGTCTGCCTCGCAGCCTCGCGCCACTGCGGGTCGCGACTGGCTCCCCGGACTCGAGGTGTATGCACAGTTGAAGTCTGGCAGCTTCCGCGGTGCATGCGTGCTCAACTGAGGCGCCGGCTTCCGTGTCAAGtctggggtgtacgtacacacacCTCTGAAGCCGGGCGCCGCTCGGGGGGATGCCTGCAGACGGGCAGCgggcgagcgagagagggtGCTCACGGGAGGccgttcgtttctgtttttcgcagGTGCCCCTCGTCGTCGTGAATCCGTTCCTAGTTGAGGCCTTCCTGATGGACTGGGCGGTGCACGATCCTCTGCAAAACCAAGCGGACTTCGACAGCTTGGAGCTCGACCAGAGCGTGTACATGGAGAAGAACTTGTCGATGCTGTCCCTGTCGCTCGAGGCCCTGGGAGACGAGCAAGACAAGCTGCAGCGGTACCAGCGTGAGTCgctgaagcagcagcagctgcagaaacaacTCCTCGAGCGCCGCCGCCTGGAGAACGACCAGAGGCGTCTCCGAGGCGAGCCGCTTCTCCCTGCGGACTTGGACGGTCCTGCGTTCCGGAAGATCGACCCGCCTTCCCAGTTGAACACGCTGATGATGAGCAGCCAGGCGCAGCTCCAGTGCGAAGAGATcaacgctgcatgcagcgagacCCTCGGAAAGATGTTCCTCCTTCACTGGGGAAATCtgcgaaagaagcagacgcccGCTGGCCTCAgcgccgccgtcgccgcagccgccgccgACGCGAAATgagagctggagagagagagagcatgTGGCGATTCAGGCAGCGCGTCGAGCTCGAATCAGCGTTTGACGGCGCAGTCTTGGAGTGTCTGTCAAAGGCCGCGTGGAAACGCCACAGAAGCGGCGAGGAACGCGCGTTCGAGACGACGCCAGGCACTCGCGGAGGAACAGACAGGGAGGACCGGCGGGCGAGGTGTAGAGACACTGGAGcaaacgcgggagaaacggCCGTAGTTCCGCGTCGGTTCACCTGCAGAAAAGGGTGCGAGTTCTGTTCAGAGGAGAGGGCGCGTTATGCATGCTCACTTGGCCTCAGACTGACTTGGTTTCCGTGGAACGAGTTCTCCCAAACAGACTTCGCGCGCGCCGTGGAATGAAGTCCGTGCGGCTCGTGGGTCGAGTGAAGCGcccggtgtacgtacacctgaacTCGCAGCGCGCAGTTCCGCGCATCGAGGATTCGCCGGTGTGGCTGAGTTTTTCGCCTTTCAGAAAAACGCGTCTCTTCGCGCGCGCACCCGTCCTGGAAACGAGTGGACGTTTTTGCATCTCTGACTGTTCTCAGTTCGCCAGGACGTCAATTTGAATCACACTCACCTAGTCAAAAAGACATCCGTTCTAAAccaaatatataaatatatgtaaatttatatatatatatatataatatttATATGTAAGCAGGACGTGGACACATATGATGTCTAGCGGTCTGGAAGAGAGGCGATGGGTTCTCTAGTTCAGGCGTCCGTTTGCCGTTCCTCGCTGGGCTGCTTTGTCTAAGCGGAGTTTTAGACGGCTTGCGAACCGCGGCTGTGACTGCCAGGAACAGgactgcgtctctccctcacGAGAGAAACACTCTGGTATCGGGGAAGCTGGCATTTTCTTCAGCTTTACACGCAAGCAGCTCGAATGCTGAATAAATCTTCTCGAATTCTGGCTTCCTGCCTGCCGTCCGCCACCTCGCTGGGCTGCTTTGTCTAAGCTGAGGGAGGCAGCGGCCATTCTCTGTCAGACGGAAGACAGAAGATGGACATAGGACTGGAACGTCGAGGGTCGCGGGGCAGTGAGAGTAGGAGACAACAATTTCACCTTAAGGCAGTTCGAGCCAGCAAAAGCGATGAGACTCAAAGGTGCAACAGGTCGGTACGGTGAAGACCTCTTGCAGtacagaaaaaaaaccaCGAAACCTCTTGCAGGCGATAGAATCAGTTCAACTCCagcatctctctcctttccaaTTCTCTGTGCCCTCCAGACCGCTCTTCagtctcgtccttctcgctgcATTCGGGTTggcctcttttttctcttgttgtACTCGATTCCTCCTATTTCACCCTTCCTATTTTGCGTTCGCCTGTTCTGTTCTCTGGCGCGGTCTGCTGTGCTCCCgtgtctttctgtcctccTCCTCAGCTATCATTGTTGCGGCGACTTCAACTGCGCTTGAGTCGCCACAAACTGTCTACAGATCTGCGCCGCCTCTCGTCCTTGggtccttctttttctttcttttcacgACGGCTTTGCGGCCACCCTCACATTCGCTTCCGCCGGCTAAACGCGAACCGTCTCACTCAGGCGGCAAACGCCCTTCTTCATCTTGTTGACAGAAGTCTTTCATCTACTGCACCAGTAAACTGAGTGTGGAGACGCCGAACCGTCGTGGATTCTCACGGACGAGCCTCGACACTTGCGCAGTCTAACGAGTCATCAGCCGCATGCGACCGTGCACTGAAGACGCGTTGTCGCGTCGTGGTTTGGAGCGTCGATTCGACATGCTTTAAACGGTTTTTCCAAACGCTAGATAAACCAGGTATAAAGGCCTTCACTCGTGGAATGAGTGGAGACAGTCCTTTCAAGCAAGCGCCGagtttcttcccttttttgAGCCGAGGAGACGATTCGGCCTCAGCGGCGGCGACTTGGGTGGGAGAAGGAAGATCGTTCTGCGCGCAGTTCGgatttgcatgcaggctCCGCCACAAGCAACGCTCGCAGATGTTCAATGTCTCCTGGACTGTCTTCCCAGTTCGGATGTTCGCGCATGTACGCCAGCATCTTGAGCAGTTGCTTTCGTCTGCAGAGCAGAGccagagaaagcgagtcACACGAAAAAATCGTCGCTTGCCTGCAGATCTCCGCGTGAGCCACTGCATCTC
Proteins encoded in this window:
- a CDS encoding eukaryotic initiation factor-3, subunit 3, putative (encoded by transcript TGME49_251500), whose product is MVESDEETRGAPKCFSSVLAHIGLLSLSRLAVFSLLVLAASRLLLLALSRVKTGSLAACYSSSSCVCSAGCFSFSFSRRFSLFRSVLSRASGVSPVLLSPAFPLPSSVSSSRARFLCTLLLVLSPHGLHSLSPLPFSGLTAVLLFSKPQAKLPAFFLCKMNSGGKYIPPSMRGAAQATQAPPGASASAPGPASPYGAAGPALSASPVSSQPGVSPDEVSPQGVSPHQRRTAAQVLAGVSAGARRAKASYPLRVVEVDSLVLMKVLKHCKENYPTPVNGQLLGIDCRDRLEVTNCFPLPQKKDIMAQVQREKGISEKDLEERIDEEFDKYQDKMAELMHDVNVDCFTVGWYQTLSFGDLKNKDIIDSLVLYQEAIDKAIVLGFDPMLNSMAKKAFKAYRVNPEFVQKYHEFEQDVSKYSKLRAKDILIEVPLVVVNPFLVEAFLMDWAVHDPLQNQADFDSLELDQSVYMEKNLSMLSLSLEALGDEQDKLQRYQRESLKQQQLQKQLLERRRLENDQRRLRGEPLLPADLDGPAFRKIDPPSQLNTLMMSSQAQLQCEEINAACSETLGKMFLLHWGNLRKKQTPAGLSAAVAAAAADAK
- a CDS encoding ACR, COG2135 domain-containing protein (encoded by transcript TGME49_251490); the encoded protein is MCGRMSCTLHPRRLRRVAGLAPLSRSSPSEQRDKKEGEGDAQAAASAEPLQRVKQEEATENASSLSPSATLSPPTKTEEKKGKVDIKLESKSSAGCRSPSPSSLSSSSSLSASSRSSGVLCSGEETSSLDFLRPRFNVSPTCAVPIIEEANGIRRLRAAEWALRVPGQPKGEGKTPAYNTFNARVEGLTQSRLYRRLLDTHRCVVVADGFYEWKKPKGPGESKQPFFIRHKASVAEAAIPGGDGEAAQLGKSESSSLQDEATARPLSGKRMRDSDSKHEEGAEKKRRNQTHAPETTGFASEDNAQWHSVLKEGEAPLLFAGLFEDDASPGGRPPATRDCSATILTMDSANTPMADIHSRMPVLLSPADASRWLNANENPFSKLFPDLLGRSKQLYRTTVDLYPVTTRVGNSRYESADCVLPLPKRGTATGSPQKPRGMHTLDFFLAPAEKKKQS